The following are encoded in a window of Salmo trutta chromosome 27, fSalTru1.1, whole genome shotgun sequence genomic DNA:
- the LOC115164620 gene encoding splicing factor 3A subunit 1-like isoform X1 — protein sequence MPPGPVQIVQLEPNRADESTEETPATKPIVGIIYPPPEVRNIVDKTASFVARNGPEFEARIRQNEINNPKFNFLNPNDPYHAYYRHKVNEFKEGKGQEPSAAVPKVMQQQALQNSQQLPQKVQAQVIHETVVPKEPPPEFEFIADPPSISAFDLDVVKLTAQFVARNGRQFLTQLMQKEQRNYQFDFLRPQHSLFNYFTKLVEQYTKILIPPKGLLIKLKRESENPREVLDQVRYRVEWAKFQERERKKEEEEREKERVSYAQIDWHDFVVVETVDFQPNEQGHFPPPTTPEELGARILTQERYDKFGESEEVEMEVESEDEEDDEREERDDGRPTQPDQDTQLQDMDEGSDDEEDGKAPLPPDNPMPPPLPPTPDQVIIRKDYDPKASKPQPPAKTLDEYLISPITGERIQASKMQEHMRIGLLDPRWLEQRDRGIRERQIEDEVYAPGMDIESSLKQLAERRTDIFGVEETAIGKKIGEEEIQKPEEKVTWDGHSGSMARTQQAAQANITLQEQIEAIHKAKGLVQEDESKEKIGPSKPDLYHHHQSPLISSAPLLPKPSPPMNTMARAPPSMLPPVRTTLLSAVPVIPRPPMAPVQMRLAPGQVLTPMPPMMHAPRINVVPMPQPPHMMAPRPPPMVVPTSFVPAPPVPQPPRPDPQPPSHPPPRHDDEPASKKMKTEDNLIPEEDFLRIYKGSVSVKVQVPNMQDKTEWKLSGQALNFTVPLTDQVSVIKVKIHEATGMPAGKQKLQYEGIFIKDSNSLAYYNMNNGSVIHLALKERGGRKK from the exons GCAGATGAGTCAACAGAGGAAACCCCAGCAACGAAACCCATAGTTGGGATCATCTATCCACCTCCTGAGGTCCGAAACATCGTCGACAAGACTGCCAGTTTTGTAGCCAG GAATGGACCAGAGTTCGAGGCAAGGATCCGTCAGAATGAGATCAACAACCCAAAGTTCAACTTCCTGAACCCCAACGACCCATACCATGCTTACTACCGCCACAAAGTCAATGAATTCAAGGAGGGCAAGGGCCAGGAGCCGTCTGCGGCCGTACCAAAGGTCATGCAGCAGCAGGCCCTGCAGAACTCACAGCAGCTTCCTCAAAAG GTGCAGGCTCAAGTGATTCACGAGACAGTGGTGCCAAAGGAGCCTCCACCTGAGTTTGAGTTCATTGCTGACCCTCCTTCAATCTCAGCATTCGACCTGGATGTTGTCAAGCTGACAGCCCAGTTTGTTGCTCGCAACGGGCGCCAGTTCCTCACACAGCTCATGCAGAAAGAACAGCGAAACTACCAGTTTGACTTCCTGCGACCTCAACACAGCCTCTTCAATTACTTCACCAAGCTGGTGGAGCAGTACACTAAG ATTCTGATCCCTCCCAAGGGACTTTTGATAAAGCTGAAAAGAGAGTCGGAGAACCCCAGGGAGGTGCTGGACCAG GTGAGGTACCGTGTTGAATGGGCGAAGTTCCAGGAGCGTGAaaggaagaaggaggaggaggagcgggagaAAGAACGTGTGTCCTACGCCCAAATTGACTGGCATGACTTTGTAGTGGTGGAGACCGTGGACTTTCAGCCTAATGAACAAG GCCACTTCCCCCCACCCACCACACCTGAAGAGCTAGGAGCTCGCATCCTGACCCAGGAGCGTTATGACAAGTttggagagagtgaggaggtggagatggaggttgAAAGTGAGGATGAGGAGGACGATGAGCGGGAGGAGCGGGATGATGGGCGTCCCACACAGCCTGATCAGGACACACAGCTGCAAGATATGGATGAG GGTTCTGATGACGAGGAAGATGGCAAGGCACCATTGCCCCCAGACAACCCCATGCCACCCCCACTGCCCCCTACTCCAGACCAGGTCATTATCCGCAAGGACTATGACCCCAAAG CCTCCAAGCCACAGCCTCCAGCCAAGACTCTGGATGAGTACCTCATCTCTCCCATCACGGGTGAGAGGATCCAAGCCAGTAAGATGCAGGAGCACATGCGCATTGGGCTACTGGATCCCCGCTGGCTTGAGCAGAGGGACCGGGGCATCAGAGAGAGGCAAATCGAGGACGAGGTTTACGCCCCTGGCATGGACATTGAGAGCAGCCTGAAACAGTTGGCTGAGAGGCGTACTGATATCTTTGGCGTGGAGGAGACAGCCATCGGTAAGAAGATTGGAGAAGAGGAGATCCAGAAGCCTGAGGAGAAG GTGACCTGGGATGGACACTCTGGCAGCATGGCGCGTACTCAGCAAGCAGCACAGGCCAACATCACCCTACAGGAGCAGATTGAGGCCATTCACAAGGCCAAGGGACTGGTGCAGGAGGATGAAAGCAAAGAGAAGATTGGACCGAGCAAGCCTGATCTTTACCATCATCACCAATCACCCCTTATCTCCTCTGCCCCCCTTCTGCCCAAACCCAGCCCTCCAATGAACACGATGGCTCGAGCCCCTCCTTCC ATGCTGCCCCCTGTACGCACCACTCTCCTGTCAGCTGTGCCTGTGATTCCACGGCCCCCCATGGCCCCTGTGCAGATGCGCCTGGCCCCAGGGCAGGTTCTAACACCCATGCCTCCCATGATGCATGCTCCCCGCATCAACGTGGTACCCATGCCCCAACCACCTCACATGATGGCCCCCAGACCACCCCCCATGGTGGTACCAACTT CATTTGTCCCTGCCCCTCCTGTCCCGCAGCCCCCCCGCCCTGACCCGCAGCCACCTTCCCACCCACCCCCACGCCATGATGATGAGCCTGCCAGCAAGAAGATGAAGACAGAGGACAACCTTATACCAGAGGAGGATTTCCTCCGCATATACAAG gGTTCAGTGTCGGTCAAAGTACAAGTTCCCAACATGCAGGACAAGACGGAATGGAAGCTAAGTGGACAAGCGCTCAATTTCACTGTCCCACTCACAGATCAG GTATCTGTTATTAAAGTCAAAATCCATGAAGCAACCGGCATGCCAGCTGGAAAACAAAAGCTACAGTATGAG GGAATTTTCATCAAAGATTCCAACTCGCTGGCCTACTACAACATGAACAACGGTTCAGTCATACACCTGGCACtgaaggagagaggtgggagaaagaAGTGA
- the LOC115164620 gene encoding splicing factor 3A subunit 1-like isoform X2 has protein sequence MPPGPVQIVQLEPNRADESTEETPATKPIVGIIYPPPEVRNIVDKTASFVARNGPEFEARIRQNEINNPKFNFLNPNDPYHAYYRHKVNEFKEGKGQEPSAAVPKVMQQQALQNSQQLPQKAQVIHETVVPKEPPPEFEFIADPPSISAFDLDVVKLTAQFVARNGRQFLTQLMQKEQRNYQFDFLRPQHSLFNYFTKLVEQYTKILIPPKGLLIKLKRESENPREVLDQVRYRVEWAKFQERERKKEEEEREKERVSYAQIDWHDFVVVETVDFQPNEQGHFPPPTTPEELGARILTQERYDKFGESEEVEMEVESEDEEDDEREERDDGRPTQPDQDTQLQDMDEGSDDEEDGKAPLPPDNPMPPPLPPTPDQVIIRKDYDPKASKPQPPAKTLDEYLISPITGERIQASKMQEHMRIGLLDPRWLEQRDRGIRERQIEDEVYAPGMDIESSLKQLAERRTDIFGVEETAIGKKIGEEEIQKPEEKVTWDGHSGSMARTQQAAQANITLQEQIEAIHKAKGLVQEDESKEKIGPSKPDLYHHHQSPLISSAPLLPKPSPPMNTMARAPPSMLPPVRTTLLSAVPVIPRPPMAPVQMRLAPGQVLTPMPPMMHAPRINVVPMPQPPHMMAPRPPPMVVPTSFVPAPPVPQPPRPDPQPPSHPPPRHDDEPASKKMKTEDNLIPEEDFLRIYKGSVSVKVQVPNMQDKTEWKLSGQALNFTVPLTDQVSVIKVKIHEATGMPAGKQKLQYEGIFIKDSNSLAYYNMNNGSVIHLALKERGGRKK, from the exons GCAGATGAGTCAACAGAGGAAACCCCAGCAACGAAACCCATAGTTGGGATCATCTATCCACCTCCTGAGGTCCGAAACATCGTCGACAAGACTGCCAGTTTTGTAGCCAG GAATGGACCAGAGTTCGAGGCAAGGATCCGTCAGAATGAGATCAACAACCCAAAGTTCAACTTCCTGAACCCCAACGACCCATACCATGCTTACTACCGCCACAAAGTCAATGAATTCAAGGAGGGCAAGGGCCAGGAGCCGTCTGCGGCCGTACCAAAGGTCATGCAGCAGCAGGCCCTGCAGAACTCACAGCAGCTTCCTCAAAAG GCTCAAGTGATTCACGAGACAGTGGTGCCAAAGGAGCCTCCACCTGAGTTTGAGTTCATTGCTGACCCTCCTTCAATCTCAGCATTCGACCTGGATGTTGTCAAGCTGACAGCCCAGTTTGTTGCTCGCAACGGGCGCCAGTTCCTCACACAGCTCATGCAGAAAGAACAGCGAAACTACCAGTTTGACTTCCTGCGACCTCAACACAGCCTCTTCAATTACTTCACCAAGCTGGTGGAGCAGTACACTAAG ATTCTGATCCCTCCCAAGGGACTTTTGATAAAGCTGAAAAGAGAGTCGGAGAACCCCAGGGAGGTGCTGGACCAG GTGAGGTACCGTGTTGAATGGGCGAAGTTCCAGGAGCGTGAaaggaagaaggaggaggaggagcgggagaAAGAACGTGTGTCCTACGCCCAAATTGACTGGCATGACTTTGTAGTGGTGGAGACCGTGGACTTTCAGCCTAATGAACAAG GCCACTTCCCCCCACCCACCACACCTGAAGAGCTAGGAGCTCGCATCCTGACCCAGGAGCGTTATGACAAGTttggagagagtgaggaggtggagatggaggttgAAAGTGAGGATGAGGAGGACGATGAGCGGGAGGAGCGGGATGATGGGCGTCCCACACAGCCTGATCAGGACACACAGCTGCAAGATATGGATGAG GGTTCTGATGACGAGGAAGATGGCAAGGCACCATTGCCCCCAGACAACCCCATGCCACCCCCACTGCCCCCTACTCCAGACCAGGTCATTATCCGCAAGGACTATGACCCCAAAG CCTCCAAGCCACAGCCTCCAGCCAAGACTCTGGATGAGTACCTCATCTCTCCCATCACGGGTGAGAGGATCCAAGCCAGTAAGATGCAGGAGCACATGCGCATTGGGCTACTGGATCCCCGCTGGCTTGAGCAGAGGGACCGGGGCATCAGAGAGAGGCAAATCGAGGACGAGGTTTACGCCCCTGGCATGGACATTGAGAGCAGCCTGAAACAGTTGGCTGAGAGGCGTACTGATATCTTTGGCGTGGAGGAGACAGCCATCGGTAAGAAGATTGGAGAAGAGGAGATCCAGAAGCCTGAGGAGAAG GTGACCTGGGATGGACACTCTGGCAGCATGGCGCGTACTCAGCAAGCAGCACAGGCCAACATCACCCTACAGGAGCAGATTGAGGCCATTCACAAGGCCAAGGGACTGGTGCAGGAGGATGAAAGCAAAGAGAAGATTGGACCGAGCAAGCCTGATCTTTACCATCATCACCAATCACCCCTTATCTCCTCTGCCCCCCTTCTGCCCAAACCCAGCCCTCCAATGAACACGATGGCTCGAGCCCCTCCTTCC ATGCTGCCCCCTGTACGCACCACTCTCCTGTCAGCTGTGCCTGTGATTCCACGGCCCCCCATGGCCCCTGTGCAGATGCGCCTGGCCCCAGGGCAGGTTCTAACACCCATGCCTCCCATGATGCATGCTCCCCGCATCAACGTGGTACCCATGCCCCAACCACCTCACATGATGGCCCCCAGACCACCCCCCATGGTGGTACCAACTT CATTTGTCCCTGCCCCTCCTGTCCCGCAGCCCCCCCGCCCTGACCCGCAGCCACCTTCCCACCCACCCCCACGCCATGATGATGAGCCTGCCAGCAAGAAGATGAAGACAGAGGACAACCTTATACCAGAGGAGGATTTCCTCCGCATATACAAG gGTTCAGTGTCGGTCAAAGTACAAGTTCCCAACATGCAGGACAAGACGGAATGGAAGCTAAGTGGACAAGCGCTCAATTTCACTGTCCCACTCACAGATCAG GTATCTGTTATTAAAGTCAAAATCCATGAAGCAACCGGCATGCCAGCTGGAAAACAAAAGCTACAGTATGAG GGAATTTTCATCAAAGATTCCAACTCGCTGGCCTACTACAACATGAACAACGGTTCAGTCATACACCTGGCACtgaaggagagaggtgggagaaagaAGTGA